A genomic window from Silene latifolia isolate original U9 population chromosome Y, ASM4854445v1, whole genome shotgun sequence includes:
- the LOC141632733 gene encoding uncharacterized protein LOC141632733, with amino-acid sequence MEGLLKALRGLGDQVRWPKPPTQNRPNDDRDNNKRCEWHQDIGHTTKDYYRLRREVKFQVRWGNLDHLLSRGGKQDRREAVNQVLPSAPPICTKIINVITGGSELSGLTYSAAKRKATESKGNHPETSYGVSEQFTPVTFDETDIESSAEQHDDTLTITLSIGNCIVRKALDTGSSVNLIMLETLKTMGFDKENLIKKSVPLVGFSGETAHSVGEITIPTYVEGVNKLVR; translated from the coding sequence ATGGAAGGGTTGCTGAAAGCACTAAGAGGCTTAGGGGATCAGGTGAGGTGGCCAAAACCCCCCACTCAGAATCGACCCAACGACGATAGAGACAACAACAAAAGATGCGAATGGCATCAGGACATAGGGCACACGACTAAAGATTATTATAGGTTGCGTAGGGAAGTAAAGTTCCAGGTACGATGGGGAAACTTggaccacctgttatcacgtgggggcaagcaggacAGAAGGGAAGCAGTGAACCAGGTGCTTCCTTCTGCCCCACCCATATGCACGAAAATtattaacgtgataacaggcggatcCGAGCTATCGGGTTTGACATATTCCGCCGCTAAGAGGAAAGCCACTGAAAGTAAAGGGAATCATCCAGAAACTTCATACGGGGTAAGCGAGCAATTTACCCCGGTAACTTTCGAtgaaaccgacatagaaagcagCGCAGAGCAACATGACGATACCCTAACTATAACGTTATCCATTGGCAATTGCATCGTACGAAAAGCATTAGATACAGGGAGTTCTGTAAACCTCATTATGCTGGAAACCCTCAAAACCATGGGTTTTGATAAAGAGAACCTGATAAAGAAATCTGTACCTTTGGTGGGATTCAGTGGTGAGACTGCACATTCGGTAGGTGAGATAACCATCCCCACGTATGTTGAAGGAGTTAACAAACTGGTAAGATAG